The DNA region GAGGTGACCTCGGTGTGGTGCAGGCCGAGCGCGTGCCCCATCTCGTGGGTCATCACCGCCTGCGTGTCGACGGCGGAGCCGTTCGTGTTCCAGGCGTAGTTGCGGTTGAACGAGATGTCGGTCTCGGTGATCACCTGCCCGGCGGCGAGCACGAGGGCGGTGATCGCGAGGCACTGGCCGGAGCAGCCGTTGCCGCGGGCGAAGACGATGGCGTTGATCCCGTCGGTCGCGAACCCGGCGTTCGTGGTGCCGGCGTAGGTGAGGTTGTGGTTCGCCTGGGCGACGTTGGTCCACGACGCGCAGCTTGCGGTGACCGCCCCCTCCTTGCCCGCGCCCTGCCCCGAGGTGTTCAGGCGCCACGGGATGTTCGCCTGGGTCCAGTGGACGAACCCGCCCGATGCGTTGCAGGCGACGAGGTATCCGGAGCTGGTCCGACCGACTCCGGTGTTCTGGATGAAACGGTAGGCGTGCGCGGGCGACGCGGCGAGCGCGACGGCGGCGAGCACGAAGGAGATCGAAAGGCGCTTCATGGTCGTCTCTCCCTTACCCGCGCTCTAGCGGCGGCCGGCGAGCTGCCGGACCTTCTGCGTCATGAAGTCGAGCGGAAGCCCCTCGGACCCGCCGGGAGCGTCGGAGTACCCGAACACGTCGGGCATCAGCGGATGGCGCGAGGCCTGGCTGATCGCCCGCGGGCCGGACGGCGTGTCGACGACGTCGAAGACGCCCTGCGCGAGGTCGCGCACGGTGCGGACCTGGACCGCGCCGGGGAGGTCCTCGGGGCTCAGGAACAGGACGTAGTCCTTCCCGATCTCGAGGTCGGGGCCGGCGACGACGAGCGTCGTGATCTCCCCGACGTTCCCGCCCATCACCGTGATGGTGAACTCCTTCTCCTTCGGGTTCCCCTTCAGGACGTCCTGCACGAGGACGCGCACGTCCGTCAGGATGAAGCTCCCCTCGGCGTTCCAGTAGCTCTGGACGTCGAGGATGCGTCCCACCACGACCGACTGGTTCTCCGCCGTGAGCCCTTCGAGACCCATGCGGATCATCGTCGTCGCCTGGACGGGTTGGGAAAGGGCCGCCACGACGGCCAGCGCCGCCGCGGCGCGCATCGCGCCACGAATCCACTTCATACGGTGCCCCCCACCGACGGAATCGGACGCGCGAGAGGACCATCCCCCCGCGCAATGCGGGGGTGTTTACGCCCGGCGTGCGGGGAACGTCAATAGGTATTCGCACCGCATGCCGTTCCCTCATGGGAAGTTTCGTCCGGGCCAACAGGAAGAAAGGAACCAGCGCGTGCGTCGCATCGGTGAGAAATGCGCCTGCCGCGTCGTGGCATCGACGTTGCCTTTCTGCCTCACGGGCCCCGGCGATCCTGCACGGGGACCCACCGGAAAGGAGGACCTCATGAAAGCGATCCCGATCGTCCTCGCGTCGTTGCTGTCGGCGCTTCCCATCGTCGCCTCCGACCGGGGGGCGGAGCAGGAGAGGCTCCAGAAGGCCGAGTCCGTCGTGAAGGCGGCGCTCGAGTCCCCGGACAAGGGAATCCCGCGCGAGCTTCTCGAGCGCGCGGAATGCGTCGGGGTCTTCCCCGACGTGAAGAAGGCGGCGTTCATCGTCGGCGGCCAGGGCGGCCGCGGCATCTTCACCTGCCGCGACGAGGACGGCGAGCTCGGAGCGCCGGCGTTCTTCAAGCTCGCCGGCGGCAGCGTCGGGTGGCAGTTCGGCGGCCAGGAGGCCGACGTGGTGCTGCTCATCATGAACCGTGACGGCATGAAGAACCTGCTCCAGGACAAGTTCGCGATCGGCGGCGAGGCGTCGGCGACGGCCGGACCCGTGGGCCGCGACGCGAAGGCCGCAACCGACGCGCAGCTCCAGGCGCAGATGTTGTCGTGGTCGCGGTCCCAGGGCCTGTTCCTCGGGGCCTCCCTCTCCGGCAGCGTCATCCGTCCGGATGCCGAGGCCAACGCCAAGTACTACGGGAAGGAAGTCACCGCGAACGGGATCCTCGTGAAACACGAGGTCCGCGTCCCGCGGGAGTCCCGACCGTTCGTCAGCTTGCTGAACAAGATCGCGGACCGGGGCTGATTCCTCTCCTCTTCCCGATTCCTCGGTCCGCGTCGAAAGGCGCCCCGCCGGCTCCCGTCGCCGGCGGGGCGCCGATATTGGAGGCTCTCTTGCGATCGGCACTCCTCGCGCTCCCGTGCACGATCGCCGTCCTCGCCGGCTGCTTCTCGACGCCCGTGCGGCGCGCCCCCGAAGCCGGTCCCCCGCCGCCCCCCGAGATCCGCGCTCCGTCGCCGGCCGAGCAACCTCCTCCCGCGCCGCCGGCTCCGGCGGACCCGACGCTCCCCACGCTGCGCGACCCGGAGATCGCCGAGTTCAAGGCGGCGTTCGCCGGAGCGATCGCCTATCCCCGCTACGTGCTCGCGCTTTCTCCGACCTGTTCCGACTGCGTGCACGGGATCGCGGAGTTCGGGAAGGCGATCGCCGACCGCCCCGACGCCGACTTGCGCGTGCTCGTCGTGTGGCTCCCCGTGCTCGACTCCGATCTCGGCCCTCCGGAGGAGTCGGCCCGCCGTCCGCTTCGCGACCCGCGCGTGACCGAGTTCTGGGATCCGGATCGCCACGTCTCGCCGCGGATGATCGACCGCGCGATGCGGTTGGTGCGCGCAAAAGGGGAGGAGCCCGACTTCGACGCCGACGTGATCGCCTGGGACGTCGCCATGTATTTCCCCGCGGGCGCCGCGTGGGAGGACCCGTTCCCGACCCCGGCCTGGTCGGACGCGCCCGTCGAGCTGGCCGTGCCGAGGGTGAAGCGGGCGCTCGCCTCCAAGCGCTGAGCGAACCCTTTCCCCGTCCCCGCCGCACGACGCGCCCGACCGGCTGCACCGTTCCGGACGGAGGGGCCCCCTTCGGGTACACGCACCCCGAGGAGGTCCCATGCGAACCCTCGTCCTATCCGTCGTCTTCTCGTCGGTGTCCGTCGTCTTCTCGGCACCGCTGCGCCTCATCGATCCTTCGCCGTCGGTCGCCGGCGGCTTCGGCGCTGCGGTCGCGGTCTCGGGTTCGCTCGCCTTCGTC from Candidatus Polarisedimenticolaceae bacterium includes:
- a CDS encoding lipid-binding SYLF domain-containing protein, with product MKAIPIVLASLLSALPIVASDRGAEQERLQKAESVVKAALESPDKGIPRELLERAECVGVFPDVKKAAFIVGGQGGRGIFTCRDEDGELGAPAFFKLAGGSVGWQFGGQEADVVLLIMNRDGMKNLLQDKFAIGGEASATAGPVGRDAKAATDAQLQAQMLSWSRSQGLFLGASLSGSVIRPDAEANAKYYGKEVTANGILVKHEVRVPRESRPFVSLLNKIADRG
- a CDS encoding matrixin family metalloprotease yields the protein MKRLSISFVLAAVALAASPAHAYRFIQNTGVGRTSSGYLVACNASGGFVHWTQANIPWRLNTSGQGAGKEGAVTASCASWTNVAQANHNLTYAGTTNAGFATDGINAIVFARGNGCSGQCLAITALVLAAGQVITETDISFNRNYAWNTNGSAVDTQAVMTHEMGHALGLHHTEVTSTPRPTMYASYFGTDGRTLESDDVQGLQCSFNRYPF